In Caldilineales bacterium, the following proteins share a genomic window:
- a CDS encoding ABC transporter ATP-binding protein, with product MNAIEVHNLRRVYQAKSGIIRRTAKEVVAVEDVSFAIEKGELFGLLGPNGAGKTTTIKMLTTLLIPTSGAATILGFDLVKQAEKVRPLIGFIFGGERGLYWRLNAFDNLRYFANLYNVDPSLSRRRIPELLEMVGLAGRGDEKVEGYSRGMKQRLHIARALLHDPAVLFLDEPTIGLDPVGARELRQTVRNLQVQGKTILLTTHYMFEADTLCQRIAVINKGAIVALDTPAGLKNYVQDLSVVDVEVFGIPPHVVDQIRTLAGVSTVSVENLATRQVLHVQSPLGAEAVAPVVHLLQSQGLRVGSVSAREPTLEDAYVRLVGGEA from the coding sequence ATGAACGCCATCGAAGTCCACAACCTGCGCCGCGTCTACCAGGCCAAGAGCGGCATCATCCGCCGCACGGCCAAGGAAGTTGTAGCGGTGGAGGACGTCAGTTTTGCCATCGAGAAGGGCGAACTATTCGGCTTGCTCGGCCCAAACGGCGCCGGCAAGACGACCACGATCAAGATGCTGACCACGCTGCTGATCCCGACTAGCGGCGCCGCAACCATCCTCGGTTTCGATCTGGTCAAGCAGGCCGAGAAGGTGCGCCCGCTCATCGGCTTCATCTTCGGCGGCGAGCGCGGGCTGTACTGGCGGCTCAACGCCTTCGACAATCTGCGCTACTTCGCCAACCTCTACAACGTCGACCCATCCCTGAGCCGCCGTCGCATCCCCGAACTGCTGGAGATGGTGGGGCTGGCGGGGCGTGGGGATGAGAAAGTGGAGGGTTATTCGCGGGGGATGAAGCAGCGGCTGCACATCGCCCGCGCCCTGCTGCACGACCCCGCCGTGCTCTTCCTCGACGAACCCACCATCGGCCTGGACCCGGTCGGCGCCCGCGAGCTCCGCCAGACCGTGCGCAACTTGCAGGTGCAGGGCAAGACGATCCTGCTGACCACGCACTATATGTTCGAGGCGGATACGTTGTGCCAGCGCATCGCCGTGATCAACAAAGGCGCCATCGTCGCCCTCGACACACCCGCCGGGCTCAAGAATTACGTCCAAGACCTGTCGGTCGTGGATGTCGAAGTCTTCGGCATCCCGCCGCACGTGGTCGATCAGATTCGGACCCTCGCTGGCGTTTCCACCGTTTCGGTCGAGAACCTGGCTACGCGGCAGGTGCTGCATGTGCAATCGCCGTTGGGCGCCGAGGCGGTGGCGCCGGTGGTGCACTTGCTGCAAAGCCAGGGGCTGCGCGTGGGCAGCGTTTCGGCGCGCGAGCCAACCCTCGAAGACGCGTACGTGCGTCTGGTGGGCGGGGAGGCCTGA
- a CDS encoding ABC transporter permease: MSTLRTMLTVAQLHLKQMAVDSFVIFTVLIQPLLVALLGLFMLRKTADFAAIYVIVGSGLTGLWSGTLFFSSSSVNHERWTGTLEEIVGSPTALQVVVTGKVLANTVMSVSSMILGYVLAAALFGYQLTVLHPLPFAVSLVLGMFGLMATGLLIAPYMAMNLGAGRWVNALEFPMYIFGGFLFTILLLPGWTTPISYALAPYWAARALHATSSGQTALADAYLSWAILIALSLVYLLLSRWLFRKMLYKARVEATLGAM, encoded by the coding sequence ATGAGTACGCTGCGCACGATGCTGACGGTGGCCCAACTTCATCTCAAGCAGATGGCGGTCGATTCGTTCGTCATCTTCACCGTGCTCATCCAGCCGCTGCTCGTGGCCTTGTTGGGCCTGTTCATGCTGCGCAAGACCGCGGATTTCGCCGCCATCTACGTCATCGTCGGCAGCGGGTTGACGGGGCTGTGGAGTGGCACACTGTTCTTCAGCTCATCCAGCGTCAATCACGAGCGATGGACAGGCACGCTGGAGGAGATCGTCGGCAGCCCCACCGCCCTGCAGGTGGTCGTCACCGGCAAGGTGCTGGCCAATACGGTGATGTCGGTGAGTTCGATGATCCTGGGCTATGTGCTGGCGGCGGCCCTGTTCGGCTACCAGTTGACAGTGCTACACCCGTTGCCTTTTGCCGTTTCGCTGGTGCTGGGCATGTTCGGGCTGATGGCGACCGGCCTGCTCATCGCCCCCTACATGGCCATGAACCTGGGCGCCGGCCGTTGGGTGAACGCGCTCGAGTTCCCGATGTACATCTTCGGCGGCTTTCTGTTCACCATTTTGCTCTTGCCCGGCTGGACGACGCCCATCAGCTATGCCCTGGCCCCCTACTGGGCCGCCCGCGCCCTCCACGCCACCTCCAGCGGCCAGACGGCGCTGGCCGACGCGTATCTCAGTTGGGCCATCCTCATCGCCCTCAGCCTGGTCTATCTGCTGCTCTCGCGCTGGCTCTTCCGCAAGATGTTGTACAAGGCCCGCGTCGAGGCGACGCTGGGGGCGATGTGA
- a CDS encoding HigA family addiction module antidote protein, producing the protein MSFANNELRQIPPTHPGEMLREDFMPDYGLSATALAAELGVSRQTVHELLREGRAITPLMALRLSRLFGNSPEFWLNAQRARDIWESEQRYRHELTKIRPLAAPA; encoded by the coding sequence ATGTCATTCGCCAATAACGAACTCCGTCAAATCCCACCGACACATCCTGGCGAGATGCTACGCGAGGATTTCATGCCGGACTACGGGCTGTCGGCCACTGCGCTGGCGGCGGAATTGGGTGTGTCGCGGCAAACGGTTCACGAATTGTTGAGAGAGGGGCGCGCCATCACACCGCTGATGGCGCTGCGCTTGTCGCGTCTCTTCGGGAACTCTCCCGAATTCTGGCTGAACGCGCAACGTGCCAGAGATATTTGGGAATCGGAGCAGCGCTATCGCCATGAGCTGACCAAGATTCGGCCGTTGGCGGCGCCGGCATAG
- a CDS encoding restriction endonuclease — MSQKSDLPFGSEFSPSQIDLPEALKIVEAHSGNLQALQDAIQARYFSAHGGGSASNQRTLAMNCRLGMKAYGIIDETATITDFGRRLYHIREDGPALYTLLARHILLDLKGMALMQCVQDMTAAGTEVNLTTLRQALAERGIHYPPGGKHPSMMRLWLAKAGVFVGARWQIDNLRLKEVLGIDPADFDTLAHLTAEQRAFLLALANTGLSTPQPANEIVRLAAATYGVRFPEKSLPKLVLHALVETGYITATKTTEGRGAKPFLVAPTEKLIREVVEPLLEQMKSQTDMKLIELMRKPMADILADLESQDRYVAGLALEALAFKLMRLIDMTYVATRLRAQATGGAEVDLVFESARLVFSRWQVQCKNTKRVSLDDVAKEVGLTHFLKSNVIVVISAGEIGVEARRYANKIMTDSNLSIVMVDRRDLDEIRSKPSHIVDAFNREASHAMTLKKIEF; from the coding sequence ATGTCTCAGAAAAGCGACCTGCCGTTTGGGAGCGAATTCTCTCCCAGTCAAATCGACTTGCCCGAGGCCCTGAAAATCGTTGAAGCCCATTCTGGGAATCTCCAGGCGTTGCAGGATGCGATCCAGGCCCGCTATTTCAGCGCGCACGGTGGGGGAAGCGCCAGCAATCAAAGGACTCTGGCGATGAACTGCCGGCTTGGGATGAAGGCATACGGCATCATCGACGAGACCGCCACCATCACTGACTTTGGGCGCAGGCTCTATCACATCAGAGAGGACGGGCCGGCCTTGTACACCCTTCTGGCCAGGCACATCCTGCTGGACTTGAAGGGCATGGCCTTGATGCAATGTGTCCAAGACATGACGGCGGCAGGCACGGAAGTCAATTTGACGACGCTTCGCCAGGCTTTGGCCGAGCGAGGCATCCACTATCCACCGGGCGGCAAGCATCCCAGCATGATGCGTTTGTGGCTTGCCAAAGCCGGCGTCTTTGTGGGCGCCCGTTGGCAGATAGACAACCTGAGATTGAAAGAGGTGCTGGGCATCGACCCGGCCGACTTCGACACGCTCGCCCATCTGACCGCCGAACAACGTGCTTTCTTGCTGGCGCTGGCAAACACGGGCCTCAGCACGCCACAGCCGGCGAATGAGATTGTCAGACTCGCTGCGGCAACGTATGGCGTTCGTTTCCCCGAGAAGAGTTTGCCCAAACTTGTGCTCCACGCCCTGGTCGAGACCGGATACATTACCGCCACGAAGACGACCGAAGGTCGCGGAGCGAAACCTTTCCTGGTTGCGCCCACCGAAAAACTGATACGCGAGGTGGTCGAGCCGCTGCTCGAACAGATGAAGTCCCAGACAGATATGAAACTGATCGAGTTGATGCGGAAACCGATGGCCGACATTCTCGCCGATTTGGAGTCCCAAGACCGTTATGTGGCAGGGCTGGCGCTCGAAGCCCTGGCTTTCAAACTGATGCGTTTGATCGATATGACGTACGTTGCCACGCGATTGCGGGCGCAGGCAACCGGCGGCGCCGAGGTGGATTTGGTTTTCGAGTCCGCGCGCCTTGTCTTTTCGCGCTGGCAGGTTCAGTGCAAGAACACGAAACGCGTGTCGCTCGATGACGTTGCTAAAGAAGTGGGCCTAACCCACTTTCTCAAGAGTAACGTTATCGTGGTGATCAGCGCCGGCGAAATCGGCGTCGAAGCCAGGCGATATGCCAACAAGATCATGACCGATTCCAATCTCTCCATCGTCATGGTCGATCGACGCGACCTCGACGAGATCCGAAGCAAGCCATCGCACATTGTCGACGCCTTCAACCGCGAAGCAAGTCACGCGATGACTCTCAAAAAGATCGAGTTTTAG
- a CDS encoding site-specific DNA-methyltransferase gives MSANPCPPPLLFHETGLGKIYQGDSLRLLAELAPASVDLIMTSPPFGLVRKKEYGNVEAAHYLDWFRPFAVEFHRLLKDTGSLVIDIGGAWNAGMPTRSLYHFKLLIMLCEEFGFHLAQDFYWWNPSRLPTPAEWVTVRRIRVKDAIDTVWWLSKTPWPKASNRRVLQPYSKSMRELLAKGYRAKKRPSGHDISDKFSVDNGAAIPPNLIAIPNTESNSYYLRYCQERGIPPHPARYPAALPEYFIRMLTDAGDLVLDPFAGSCVTGEVCERLQRRWLCVELVEEYLLGARGRFERTGIPEPEAKAAGAEDDNYYRMPHPGILWNGATDGPLAADGGKVRSSSAEPANHRGQAVPSQPFPGRPAPLLDLIQAEAAETEPAP, from the coding sequence ATGAGCGCAAACCCATGCCCTCCCCCCCTCCTCTTTCACGAAACCGGTCTGGGAAAGATCTACCAGGGCGACTCGCTCCGCTTGCTCGCTGAACTGGCGCCTGCCAGCGTCGATCTGATCATGACCAGCCCTCCCTTCGGATTGGTCAGGAAGAAAGAATATGGCAATGTCGAAGCCGCCCACTACCTCGATTGGTTCAGACCCTTCGCGGTCGAGTTCCATCGCCTGCTGAAGGATACCGGCAGCCTCGTGATCGACATTGGCGGGGCCTGGAATGCGGGGATGCCGACGCGCAGCCTCTATCACTTCAAGCTGCTGATCATGCTGTGCGAGGAGTTCGGCTTTCATCTCGCCCAGGATTTCTACTGGTGGAACCCTTCCAGACTGCCGACGCCCGCCGAATGGGTAACGGTGCGCCGCATTCGCGTCAAAGACGCCATCGATACCGTTTGGTGGCTTTCCAAGACCCCCTGGCCCAAGGCAAGCAATCGTCGCGTGTTGCAGCCCTACAGCAAGAGTATGCGAGAACTGCTCGCAAAGGGCTATCGAGCCAAGAAACGCCCCTCCGGCCACGACATCAGCGACAAATTCTCGGTGGACAACGGCGCCGCGATCCCTCCCAACCTGATCGCTATTCCCAACACCGAGAGCAACAGCTACTACCTCCGCTATTGCCAGGAACGAGGCATCCCACCTCACCCCGCCCGTTACCCGGCCGCCCTGCCCGAATACTTTATCCGCATGTTGACCGACGCAGGCGACCTGGTGCTTGATCCATTCGCCGGCAGCTGCGTTACCGGCGAAGTCTGCGAACGGCTGCAGCGACGCTGGCTGTGCGTTGAACTGGTCGAAGAGTACTTGCTCGGCGCCCGCGGCCGATTCGAACGAACCGGCATCCCTGAACCGGAGGCCAAAGCCGCAGGCGCTGAGGACGACAACTACTATCGTATGCCGCATCCTGGCATCCTTTGGAACGGGGCCACGGACGGGCCGTTGGCGGCTGATGGCGGCAAGGTGCGCTCTTCCTCCGCCGAACCGGCCAATCACCGCGGCCAGGCAGTTCCATCTCAGCCTTTTCCAGGCCGCCCGGCTCCCCTCCTCGACCTGATCCAGGCAGAAGCAGCAGAGACGGAACCAGCGCCATAA
- a CDS encoding ABC transporter permease — translation MPRLSASARIFFSGAWLSYIGLFRWTRPSSYVASKVLMPLASLLFFTFLGVSATGAASASFYIVGNAMQVAALNGIYGVTQSVGSEREGGTLIYLLGAPANRIVTFMGRAFFHILDGMLTVLMGFVWGVVLLGLDLSAANLPALALCILITTASVCGLGLLFGSLSLVTLNVWFVNNTVYFLLLVFSGANVPLGELPRWMQAVSLALPLTRGIAAARLAVEGAALAEISRLLVGEMAVGLVYALFGFGLFSWFETIAKRRGTLEAF, via the coding sequence ATGCCCCGCCTCTCTGCTTCCGCCCGCATCTTCTTCTCCGGCGCCTGGCTGTCCTACATCGGCCTGTTCCGTTGGACGCGACCCAGCTCCTACGTCGCCTCCAAGGTCTTGATGCCGCTGGCCAGCCTGCTCTTCTTCACGTTTTTGGGCGTCAGCGCCACCGGCGCCGCCAGCGCCAGCTTCTACATCGTCGGCAACGCCATGCAGGTGGCCGCGCTCAACGGCATCTACGGCGTCACGCAGAGCGTGGGCAGCGAGCGCGAGGGCGGGACGCTGATCTATCTGCTGGGCGCGCCGGCCAACCGCATCGTCACCTTCATGGGCCGGGCCTTCTTCCACATCCTCGATGGCATGTTGACGGTGCTCATGGGCTTCGTCTGGGGCGTGGTGTTGCTCGGCCTCGATCTGTCCGCCGCCAACCTGCCGGCCCTCGCCCTCTGCATCCTCATCACCACGGCCAGCGTCTGCGGCCTGGGGCTGCTGTTCGGCAGCCTGTCGTTGGTGACGCTGAACGTGTGGTTCGTCAACAACACCGTCTATTTCCTGCTGCTTGTGTTCAGCGGCGCCAATGTGCCCCTGGGCGAGCTGCCCCGCTGGATGCAGGCCGTCAGCCTGGCGCTGCCGCTGACGCGGGGGATCGCCGCCGCCCGCCTGGCCGTGGAGGGCGCCGCTCTGGCCGAGATCTCGCGGCTGCTGGTGGGCGAGATGGCGGTGGGGCTGGTCTATGCCTTGTTCGGCTTCGGCTTGTTCAGCTGGTTCGAGACCATCGCCAAGCGCCGGGGGACGTTGGAGGCGTTTTGA
- a CDS encoding DUF3883 domain-containing protein, with protein MTEQMRVDLQSAAEPSEPGRAQDASSLANRATTLDCETKMKPENELAMIVAFYLSKFGESGLHRLGFQSYRQAFDDVGNYLGVKPNSVKNWRDEFDPYYDNSRKGWYQRKLRPSRRQVMLAFDELSEDALCAVVRDIISTEKRQKIGDELRFVLQEIQSLQVDSGRKESTDYVPRGPTGRMAEEFFISRQLAGLTPFDGVLKDRRDDGAGFDFEVFSEKSNFAIEIKGVSGAIGAVTFTDKEWRIANQVRDSYFLGLVIDVLESPRIGFVQNPAQALSPNYYAYTTITINWTVTPSQFANVRFF; from the coding sequence ATGACGGAGCAGATGCGTGTTGATCTACAATCTGCGGCGGAACCTTCGGAACCAGGCCGAGCACAAGACGCGAGCTCACTTGCCAATCGTGCCACTACTCTAGATTGCGAGACGAAAATGAAACCGGAGAACGAACTGGCGATGATCGTAGCTTTTTATCTGTCCAAGTTTGGAGAGAGCGGGCTTCACAGGCTTGGTTTTCAGTCGTATAGGCAAGCATTCGATGATGTTGGCAATTACCTGGGTGTGAAACCAAACTCCGTCAAGAATTGGCGTGATGAATTCGATCCATATTACGACAATAGTCGTAAAGGCTGGTATCAACGCAAACTTAGGCCAAGTCGCAGGCAGGTGATGTTAGCCTTTGATGAACTAAGCGAGGACGCTTTGTGTGCAGTGGTCCGCGATATCATCAGCACAGAAAAGCGCCAGAAGATTGGGGATGAACTTCGTTTTGTCCTTCAAGAAATTCAGAGTCTTCAAGTGGACAGTGGCAGGAAGGAATCAACTGATTATGTGCCACGTGGACCGACTGGGAGAATGGCAGAAGAATTCTTTATTTCCAGGCAGTTAGCTGGACTAACTCCGTTTGATGGAGTTCTGAAAGACAGACGCGATGATGGTGCTGGTTTCGACTTCGAAGTATTCAGCGAAAAAAGCAATTTTGCAATCGAAATCAAAGGCGTTTCTGGTGCGATTGGTGCAGTAACTTTCACGGATAAAGAATGGAGAATTGCAAATCAGGTTCGGGATAGTTATTTTCTCGGGCTTGTGATCGATGTCCTTGAATCCCCCAGGATCGGCTTCGTGCAGAATCCTGCACAGGCGTTATCTCCCAATTATTATGCTTACACAACGATAACTATTAACTGGACTGTAACACCCAGTCAATTTGCTAACGTCAGGTTTTTCTAA
- a CDS encoding intein-containing RctB family protein translates to MVARKDLRQVNPYLYEIARDFRQDMRVPARIYADEAILLAALRDQSIDQLINTATLPGIVQYALAMPDIHQGYGFSIGGVVATRADDGVISPGGVGYDINCLAGETLVLHEHGYRQPIAEMATTWPEASLTCFRLHAGPDLQTARPQRWFVQKAQQPVYRLTTAGGQTAVATADHPFWTEDGMQPLGRLTAGQAVAVYPFEGVDYQAPSHDVILGEEDLVAFLKTQGRSETGRALSQIVGYLKARDLLPLRYSSPATPYLCKLLGFVFGDGSIHFEQGTSKGVTAFYGRPEDLEDIRADLIKIGVAPSRVYQRQRQHSLRTAYDTYEFSRNETWFKVVGTGFAALLACLGAPVGNKAAQEYLAPAWLAVAPPWQKRLFLAAYFGAEMTAPQTVSGHGANLAAPAVSLNKRQGCEAGGRAFLAQLAVWLAEFGVETQPVAIRPEQTNADGGQSLRLRLVVSASPANLRRLWQRVGFVYHRQRRHLAAVAAAYLALKERHIAGREAAAERAMALAGGGSAMSEIVGELAGGEVNRRFIERSLHEGRRTAPRIAAVFPSFAEFQANVCAGLGQSGMVWDAIASIEPVDHDGLVYDLSVDHPDHNFVAGGFVVSNCGVRLLASDMEEGEVRPHLEELATALYQKIPSGVGVEGFIRLSDQEMDQVLETGARWTLKRGMARKEDLIHTEEEGSMPGARADKVSREAKKRGRDQLGTLGAGNHFAEIDVVDEIFDQELARAFGLFPGQVVLQIHCGSRGLGHQVCTDYVNSFQAVVKHYGIVLPDRQLVCAPVKSAEGQDYIAAMAAAANFAWANRQTLSHQARQAFADVLAGKVRGYDLRMVYDIAHNMAKLETHEVEGRNLRVCVHRKGATRAFGPGSHVLPPDYRQAGQPVFAPGSMGTASYVLAGTEGSMRQTFGSTCHGAGRQMSRSAAKKQVQGGRLKQELEEGGVVVRAGSLAGLAEEAPIAYKDVSRVVDVVHNAGIARKVARLRPIGVVKG, encoded by the coding sequence ATGGTCGCCCGCAAAGACCTGCGCCAAGTCAACCCCTACCTGTACGAGATCGCCCGCGACTTTCGCCAGGATATGCGCGTCCCCGCCCGCATCTACGCCGACGAAGCCATCCTGCTGGCGGCCCTGCGCGACCAGTCCATCGATCAACTGATCAACACCGCCACCCTGCCCGGCATCGTCCAGTATGCCCTGGCCATGCCCGACATCCATCAGGGCTATGGCTTTTCGATTGGCGGCGTGGTGGCCACCCGCGCCGATGACGGCGTCATCTCGCCGGGCGGGGTGGGCTACGATATCAACTGCCTGGCCGGCGAGACCCTGGTCCTGCATGAACATGGCTACAGGCAACCCATCGCCGAGATGGCCACAACCTGGCCGGAGGCGTCGTTGACCTGTTTTCGGCTGCACGCCGGCCCGGATTTGCAGACGGCGCGCCCCCAACGCTGGTTCGTCCAGAAAGCACAGCAGCCGGTCTACCGCCTGACGACCGCGGGCGGACAGACCGCGGTCGCCACTGCCGACCACCCGTTCTGGACCGAGGACGGCATGCAGCCCCTGGGCCGCCTGACTGCGGGCCAGGCAGTGGCCGTCTATCCCTTCGAGGGCGTGGACTACCAGGCCCCCAGCCACGATGTGATCCTGGGCGAGGAAGACCTCGTCGCCTTTCTGAAGACACAGGGCCGCAGCGAAACAGGCCGGGCGCTCAGCCAGATCGTCGGCTATCTCAAGGCGCGCGACCTCCTGCCCCTGCGCTATTCTTCACCGGCCACACCCTACCTGTGCAAGCTGCTCGGTTTCGTCTTTGGCGATGGCTCGATCCACTTCGAGCAGGGAACGAGCAAGGGCGTGACGGCTTTCTATGGCCGACCAGAAGACCTCGAAGACATCCGGGCTGACCTGATCAAAATCGGGGTCGCACCCAGCCGCGTCTACCAGCGCCAACGCCAACACAGCCTTCGCACCGCTTACGATACCTACGAATTCAGCCGCAACGAGACCTGGTTCAAGGTCGTGGGCACGGGTTTTGCCGCTCTGTTGGCCTGCCTGGGCGCGCCGGTGGGGAACAAGGCGGCGCAGGAGTACCTGGCCCCCGCCTGGCTGGCTGTCGCCCCGCCCTGGCAAAAGCGTCTCTTCCTGGCCGCCTATTTTGGCGCCGAGATGACAGCGCCGCAGACGGTGAGCGGGCACGGGGCGAATCTCGCCGCGCCGGCCGTCTCGCTGAACAAACGCCAGGGCTGCGAGGCAGGCGGCCGGGCCTTCCTGGCGCAGTTGGCCGTCTGGCTGGCCGAGTTCGGCGTCGAAACGCAGCCGGTTGCCATCCGCCCCGAACAAACCAACGCCGATGGCGGCCAATCTTTGCGGCTGCGGCTTGTTGTGTCCGCCAGTCCAGCCAACCTCCGGCGCTTGTGGCAACGGGTGGGCTTTGTCTACCATCGCCAGCGCCGCCATCTGGCCGCTGTGGCCGCGGCCTACCTGGCCCTGAAGGAGCGGCACATTGCCGGGCGCGAGGCAGCAGCCGAGCGAGCGATGGCCCTGGCTGGCGGCGGAAGTGCGATGAGCGAAATCGTGGGGGAATTGGCCGGGGGCGAAGTCAATCGCCGCTTCATCGAGCGGTCGTTGCATGAAGGACGCCGGACGGCCCCGCGCATCGCCGCTGTCTTCCCCAGCTTTGCCGAATTCCAGGCAAACGTCTGCGCCGGGCTGGGGCAGAGCGGCATGGTTTGGGATGCCATCGCCAGCATCGAGCCGGTCGATCACGATGGCCTCGTCTATGATTTGAGCGTCGATCACCCCGACCACAATTTCGTGGCCGGCGGCTTCGTGGTCTCGAACTGCGGCGTCCGGCTGCTGGCCTCGGACATGGAGGAGGGCGAGGTGCGGCCCCACCTGGAAGAACTGGCCACCGCCCTGTATCAAAAAATCCCCAGCGGCGTCGGCGTCGAGGGCTTTATCCGCCTGAGCGACCAGGAAATGGACCAGGTGCTGGAAACCGGGGCGCGTTGGACGCTGAAACGGGGGATGGCGCGCAAAGAAGACCTGATCCACACCGAAGAAGAAGGCTCGATGCCCGGCGCCCGCGCCGACAAAGTCAGCCGCGAGGCCAAGAAACGCGGCCGGGATCAGCTTGGCACCCTGGGCGCCGGCAATCACTTCGCCGAGATCGATGTCGTCGATGAGATTTTCGACCAGGAACTGGCGCGGGCCTTTGGGCTTTTCCCCGGCCAAGTGGTGCTTCAAATCCATTGCGGCTCGCGCGGGCTGGGACACCAGGTCTGCACCGACTATGTCAACAGCTTTCAGGCCGTCGTCAAGCACTACGGCATCGTCCTGCCCGACCGTCAGCTGGTGTGCGCGCCGGTGAAATCAGCCGAAGGCCAGGACTATATCGCCGCCATGGCCGCAGCAGCCAACTTTGCCTGGGCCAATCGCCAGACCCTCAGCCACCAGGCCCGACAGGCATTTGCCGATGTGCTGGCCGGGAAAGTGCGCGGCTACGACCTGCGCATGGTCTACGACATCGCCCACAACATGGCCAAGCTGGAGACGCACGAGGTGGAGGGCCGCAACCTGCGGGTTTGCGTCCATCGCAAGGGCGCCACACGCGCCTTTGGCCCCGGCAGCCACGTCCTCCCGCCCGACTATCGCCAGGCCGGGCAGCCGGTGTTTGCGCCGGGTAGCATGGGCACGGCCAGCTATGTGCTGGCAGGCACCGAAGGCTCGATGCGCCAGACCTTTGGCTCCACCTGTCATGGCGCCGGCCGCCAGATGAGCCGCTCCGCCGCCAAGAAACAGGTGCAGGGCGGCAGACTGAAGCAAGAGCTGGAAGAGGGCGGGGTGGTGGTGCGCGCCGGCAGTCTGGCCGGGCTGGCCGAAGAGGCTCCCATCGCCTATAAGGACGTGAGCCGGGTGGTGGATGTCGTCCACAACGCCGGCATCGCCCGCAAAGTCGCCCGGCTGCGGCCGATCGGCGTCGTCAAGGGCTGA